The genomic region ATGGCAGGGGATAGCCTCAAACAACCTGCTCACAAATCTATTATCATCAATATATTTAACTCGATATAGGATTTTCAGGATTCCCGGCAATTTTTCAAGTAAATGTTTTTTCTTCGATAACCCCATTTCAAGCCCAAAATGCACCAATTATCTAACAAAATTGATGAAATCGTTTTTGGTAATCATCGAAAAGGTAGCTTCAGGATAGGTTTCAGTCCATGTTTTCGGAGGGTTAACTTTCTCTTTGTTAAATTTAATTTCAAAGCCTGTGATTTTTCCATCTGATTCTTCAACCAGATCGAGTTCTGCACCTGTAAATGTACGCCAAAAATATAAAGATGCAAAACTCCGATTATATTCATTTCTTTTAATACGTTCGGCAATAGCAAAGTTTTCCCACAACTGCCCCACATCATTTCTCAGGTTTAAAGGGTTTAGGTTATTGATAACGATATTGCGTATGCCATTATCATAAAAGAAATATTTGTTCTGTTTGCTGATTTCTTTTCTGAGATTTCTGCTGAATCCAGTTAATTTAAAAATAATAAAAGCTTTTTCTAATATTTCGAGGTATTTCTCAACTTTTTCTCGACTGATAAACAGGTTTTTACTAAGTTCATTTACTGAAACTTCCGAACCAATTTGAAAAGCAAGTAATTTTAACAGGTTAAACAGCGTACTGATATTAACCTGATTATTTTGAACGAGTATATCTTTAAAAAGATAGGAATTCGCAATCTCCTGTAAAATTTCCTTTTTATCCTGCATATTTTTTTGAGTAAATACCTCAGGATAGGAGCCATAAACCATTAATTCATCAATTTTTTGAGTAGCATCAAAAGCAGAACTTTGATGCATAATTTCACTGAAAGAAAAGGGAAATAGTTTGAAAATAATTTTTCTGCCGGTTAAAGGTTCTGTTACTTTTTTTGATAAATCAAATGAAGAAGAGCCTGTAACCAATACTTTCAATTGGCTAAGTTCGTCATAAATAATTTTTAAATTGATACCAATATCAGGAATTTGCTGTGCTTCATCAATGACAAGAAGCTCGTACCCATCGGTAAGCAGTTTAATTTTGTTTACATCCCGCGATGATAAAACATCTCTATAAATAATCTGGTCGGCATTTACCCATCTTGTTTTCAGGTTTAGACTTTCTGCGATTGCTTTTGCTAATGTTGTTTTACCAACCTGCCTTGCACCATACAAAATAACAATTTTATCTTTTGAAATTAATGCATCTTTGATTGAACCGGTTATATTCCTAAATAACATGATTGAAATTTTAAACAAATTTAACGCAAATATTGTTAATATATCAGCAAAATTCACGCTAAAATTGCTGAACTTTCAGCAGAATTCACGCTAATTTTGTTGAAGAGTTGGCGGAATTCACGTTAAAATTGTCATGGCTTGAATCTAATAAGGGTAAAAAAATATTTAGCATTTTGTTAAAAATAATTTGTGTTTTTGTAACGCAATTAAAACAAAAATTCACAATTAAAAATAATACAATTTGGATACATCATGGTTTAACCCCCTATTATTAGGACTAAATTATTAATGCTTTTTTCAAAGAAAAAGTAGATGCGCTTTAAGTTAACGTGCATTTGTAGTGCGTGCTATTTATATCCCAAAATAAAACCCTTTTCATCCAACAGCATGAAAAGGTTTTTTTTAATTTTATTGTTTCTTTACGTAGAATATTTGTCCTATTCTGTTGATATGATCGATAAACTCAGGATTAGAAATCTGCTGATAGATTGACAAATCAAAGGTATATGGCAACATCAATTCATCCAATGCCAGCTCAATTCTATTCAGCAATTTTAAATTTATGGAATCACCAATCAGGCTTAAGTCAATATCAGAGCCATTTTTAAAAGTTCCTTTAGCACGTGAACCATAAATAATGACTTTTTCAACTTCAGGAAATAACTCAAAAACAGCGTTTATAGATGCAATAGTATGTTCAGATAAGCCAAATCTCATGACAATTTATCAAACTTTTCAATCAAATTTTTAAACAGAGGATAAGATATATTGTAAATATTAGCAACAATTTCTCTGGTAGTATCTTCATTATAAGTATGGCTTGTTTTATTTCTGTCCTTAAACATTTCCATCCATCCTTCTCCATCTGCAATCAATCCATATTTAAATGCTTCGGCAATGGCACTTCTTGAGCCGGTAACATTTTGGTTCCCTTCTGCTTCAAGATAGTCTTTCAGCAGGTTCCAGCCAAGTTCATAAGTATATTCAAAACATTGAATAAGTCCTTGTTCCTCAAATTTATTTAATTTCCCTTTGTCGATGAACTCTGTCAACTGCACAAATACTTTTTTAAAATTACTAAACCTTTGCTTCCACCTAATATCTGCTTCCATTTGTTAGTTTTTTGAAATTAAATAATCATTTTGTTTACGCAAATTTAGACTAAAAAGTCAAATAAAAAACCCTTTCCATCCATCAGCATGAAAAGGGTTTTTTAATTCGAAATCTAAAATACGAAATCGTCTATCCGCAATCTGCAATCCGCAATCCGAAATGAAGGAATTAGTTTCCGTACATCTCTATAATCTCGTTCTTGGTTTTGCCAAGGATGTTGTATTTCTTACCCACTTTGATAAATGCATTCAATGCTTTTTCGAGGTGGTGCATTTCATGAGCTGCAGAAATCTGCGTACGGATACGGGCTTGTCCCTGAGGCACAACGGGGAAGAAGAAACCGACAGCATAAATACCTTCTTCAAACAGGTCTTTTGAAAAATCCTGCGAAAGCTTTGCATTGAAAAGCATGACGGGAACGATTGGCGATTCTCCTTCCTTGATGATAAACCCGGCATCAAGCAGGCCTTTACGCCAGAATTCTGTATTCTTTTCGAGTTTATCTCTTCTTTCGGTACTTTTCGATAGGGTATCAAGCACTTTAAGCACACCGGACACCACAACAGGGGCAATGGTATTTGAGAAAAGATATGGGCGTGCTTTCTGACGGCACATTTCAACGATTTCTTTTCTGCCGGAAACACATCCACCTGAAGCTCCTCCAAGCGCTTTACCAAAGGTGGTGGTGATGATGTCGATTTTCCCCATTACTCCGCAATGTTCATGGGTACCTCTTCCTGTTTTTCCGATAAAACCGGTGGAATGAGAATCATCGACAAACAGCATGGCATCGTATTTTTCACACAGCTCAGCCATTACATCGAGTTTGGCAAGGTCACCATCCATACTGAAAACACCATCAGTAATGACTACACGGATACGCTTATCCATGTATTGCTGGAGTTTACTTTCAAGGTGTTCCATGTCGGAGTGTTTGAAAGTGTCGTGCATGGCGGGTGCCAGTCTGATCCCGTCAATGATGGAAGCATGAACAAGACGGTCACTGATCATCACATCGTCTTTGGTCAGAATAGCTTCGAAAACACCGGCATTGGCATCCATACAACTTGGGAACAGGATGGTATCTTCTGTTCCTAAAAATTCTGTCAGTCGGGCTTCCAGTTCTTTGTGAATATCCTGAGTGCCACAGATAAATCGTACGGAAGACATGCCATAGCCTCGGGTATCAAGTCCTTCATGAGCTGCCTGAACCACTTCCGGATGACTCGAAAGCCCCAGGTAGTTGTTGGCACACATATTAATCACCTTTTTCAGGGGATTTCCTGCAGGAAATTCGACTTCAATATCGGCACTCTGAACGGAATGAATAAAACGTTCCTGTTTAAAAAGCCCGGCTTCTTTTATGCCAGTCAAGGTATCCTGATACACTTTTCTGGCCCGGTCACTATAAGCCATAGTTTTTTATTTTAAGGGTTATTTATTCAGAAATTTTTCTACCAGTGCTACAATACTGTTGACATTATCAAATGCTTCAGGGGTAGCTTCATCGTCCGGAATCTGGATTTTATATTTTACTTCCAGAAATCTTTTCAGTGAAACCATTGAAAATGAATCAACTATACCACCTGAAATCAGGGGAGTATCATAGGTGATTTCTTCGCTGTCATCTTCCAGATATTCATCAATGACATACTTTAATACTACGTCTTTAATATTCTCCATTTTTATACAATTTAAAGGTTTATAAACAAATTTTAATCATTTTCAAGGGTAGAGGTATCTCCGATATCTTCACCCCATTCCTGAGCACGGAGCAATCTTCTCATAATCTTACCTGAACGTGTTTTTGGCAGTTTATCCATGTATTCAATTTCCTGTGGCATGGCAAGGGGTGATAGTTTTTTCCGGATAAAATTCATGATGTCGAGTTCAAGCTCTTCCGAAGGCTGATAACCTTCTTTTAAGGTTACAAAAGCCTTGACGACTTCCATGTTGACTTCATCGGGTTTTGCAACCACAGCCGATTCAGCCACAGAGGGATGTTCGAGCAGGGCGCTTTCAACCTCAAAAGGACTGACCAGATGTCCACCGGTATTGATGACATCATCATCGCGGCCAATAAACCAGAAATAACCGTCACTGTCGAGTGTGGCACGGTCGCCAGGTATATACCAGCCGTTCTGGAATTTCTTTTTGTATGTCTCTTCATTTTTCCAGTACATACGCATCATTGCCGGCCAGCCCGGACGAAAGGCAATCAGACCCGGTTTATTGATGTCCTTTATTTCTTCATAAGTCTCAGTATCAACTATTCCGCCTGTGATGCCGGGGAAGGGCCTTCCCATGGAACCCGGTTTTACTTTCATGCCCGGATAATTGGCAATCATGATAGAACCGGTTTCTGTCTGCCAGTAAGTGTCGTAAAATGGCTTGCCAAAAACTCTTTCCGACCAAACGACTGCTTCGGCATTGAGCGGTTCTCCGACACTTGCCAGATGGCGAAGGCTGCTGAGGTCAAATTGTTTGACGATTTCATCTCCGGCCTTCATCAGTGAACGGATAGCCGTAGGTGCTGAATACCACATGGTTATACGGTATTTTTCGATAAACTTGTACCAGTTTTCAGCTGAGAAACCTGCATCAAGTACACATTGGGTAACACCCATGCTGAATGGCCCGATGATCCCGTAACTGGTTCCGGTAACCCATCCCGGGTCTGCTGTACACCAGTAAATATCATCCTCCTGCAGGTCGAGAACCCATTTGGTGGTCAGGTATTGCGAAATCAGTGAATAATGAACATGTTTAACGCCTTTTGGCAATCCGGTTGTTCCCGAAGTATAGTGCAGAAGAGATGGGGATTCGGCTGTGGTCGGATGTATTTCAAAGCTATCAATCCATTCCATATTGTCGAGATTCATGGCAACTTCTTTTTCGCCAAGTGCTTTCTTTCCATCGTGGTCAACAATGATGATGTATTCAAGGTTGGGGAGTCTCTCAAGAATTTTCTTTACTTTGGGGGCATGTTTTTTCTGGGTAATGATGGCTCTGGTTTCTGCATTTTCAAGCCTGACAAAAAGTGATTCATCTCCAAAAGCAGAAAAAAGTGGTTGTGCAATGGCTCCGATTTTTAAAATGCCAAGCAATCCGATATATAATTCAGGAATTTTATCCATAAACAGGCATACACGGTCTTCGGGCTGAATGCCAAGTCCTCTCAGAAAATGGCCAATAGTATTACTGACTTTACGAAGGTCATCATAGGTATATTCTTTGGTTTGACCTG from Sphingobacteriales bacterium harbors:
- a CDS encoding nucleotidyltransferase domain-containing protein; the protein is MRFGLSEHTIASINAVFELFPEVEKVIIYGSRAKGTFKNGSDIDLSLIGDSINLKLLNRIELALDELMLPYTFDLSIYQQISNPEFIDHINRIGQIFYVKKQ
- the kbl gene encoding glycine C-acetyltransferase, encoding MAYSDRARKVYQDTLTGIKEAGLFKQERFIHSVQSADIEVEFPAGNPLKKVINMCANNYLGLSSHPEVVQAAHEGLDTRGYGMSSVRFICGTQDIHKELEARLTEFLGTEDTILFPSCMDANAGVFEAILTKDDVMISDRLVHASIIDGIRLAPAMHDTFKHSDMEHLESKLQQYMDKRIRVVITDGVFSMDGDLAKLDVMAELCEKYDAMLFVDDSHSTGFIGKTGRGTHEHCGVMGKIDIITTTFGKALGGASGGCVSGRKEIVEMCRQKARPYLFSNTIAPVVVSGVLKVLDTLSKSTERRDKLEKNTEFWRKGLLDAGFIIKEGESPIVPVMLFNAKLSQDFSKDLFEEGIYAVGFFFPVVPQGQARIRTQISAAHEMHHLEKALNAFIKVGKKYNILGKTKNEIIEMYGN
- a CDS encoding nucleotidyltransferase, with amino-acid sequence MEADIRWKQRFSNFKKVFVQLTEFIDKGKLNKFEEQGLIQCFEYTYELGWNLLKDYLEAEGNQNVTGSRSAIAEAFKYGLIADGEGWMEMFKDRNKTSHTYNEDTTREIVANIYNISYPLFKNLIEKFDKLS
- the acsA gene encoding acetate--CoA ligase, with translation MSNIGSYEERIKNFDWSIAEKELGYKKGDVINIGWYCSDRICQLGKAGKTALKWEGHAGQTKEYTYDDLRKVSNTIGHFLRGLGIQPEDRVCLFMDKIPELYIGLLGILKIGAIAQPLFSAFGDESLFVRLENAETRAIITQKKHAPKVKKILERLPNLEYIIIVDHDGKKALGEKEVAMNLDNMEWIDSFEIHPTTAESPSLLHYTSGTTGLPKGVKHVHYSLISQYLTTKWVLDLQEDDIYWCTADPGWVTGTSYGIIGPFSMGVTQCVLDAGFSAENWYKFIEKYRITMWYSAPTAIRSLMKAGDEIVKQFDLSSLRHLASVGEPLNAEAVVWSERVFGKPFYDTYWQTETGSIMIANYPGMKVKPGSMGRPFPGITGGIVDTETYEEIKDINKPGLIAFRPGWPAMMRMYWKNEETYKKKFQNGWYIPGDRATLDSDGYFWFIGRDDDVINTGGHLVSPFEVESALLEHPSVAESAVVAKPDEVNMEVVKAFVTLKEGYQPSEELELDIMNFIRKKLSPLAMPQEIEYMDKLPKTRSGKIMRRLLRAQEWGEDIGDTSTLEND
- a CDS encoding acyl carrier protein; this encodes MENIKDVVLKYVIDEYLEDDSEEITYDTPLISGGIVDSFSMVSLKRFLEVKYKIQIPDDEATPEAFDNVNSIVALVEKFLNK
- a CDS encoding ATP-binding protein; amino-acid sequence: MLFRNITGSIKDALISKDKIVILYGARQVGKTTLAKAIAESLNLKTRWVNADQIIYRDVLSSRDVNKIKLLTDGYELLVIDEAQQIPDIGINLKIIYDELSQLKVLVTGSSSFDLSKKVTEPLTGRKIIFKLFPFSFSEIMHQSSAFDATQKIDELMVYGSYPEVFTQKNMQDKKEILQEIANSYLFKDILVQNNQVNISTLFNLLKLLAFQIGSEVSVNELSKNLFISREKVEKYLEILEKAFIIFKLTGFSRNLRKEISKQNKYFFYDNGIRNIVINNLNPLNLRNDVGQLWENFAIAERIKRNEYNRSFASLYFWRTFTGAELDLVEESDGKITGFEIKFNKEKVNPPKTWTETYPEATFSMITKNDFINFVR